The following are encoded in a window of Candidatus Cloacimonadota bacterium genomic DNA:
- the folE2 gene encoding GTP cyclohydrolase FolE2 codes for MLSKDIQNLPDSRKEKIDKVGVKNLKYPIIVQDRVNELQKTIAEIDFFVELPHHYRGTHMSRFIEVLNQYHQEDFIENLPHILASIKQKLSADRAYITLKFPYFMEKKAPVSGIASLLNYNCTFVASLSEQYKLTIGVEVPITTVCPCSKEISQQGAHNQRSIVTVLLTYNGFIWLEEIIEYVESIASSEVYPLLKREDEKFLTEKGYENPKFVEDIVRDLAILLKKDKRITGFKISSENYESIHNHNAYAYLEWERKKDTD; via the coding sequence ATGTTAAGCAAAGATATTCAAAATTTACCCGACTCCCGCAAAGAGAAGATAGACAAAGTAGGGGTTAAGAACCTCAAGTATCCGATCATAGTACAAGACAGAGTAAATGAATTACAAAAAACCATTGCTGAGATAGATTTCTTTGTTGAATTACCGCACCATTACCGCGGTACACATATGAGCAGATTTATTGAAGTCCTTAATCAATACCATCAAGAAGATTTCATTGAAAATCTACCCCATATTTTAGCAAGCATCAAGCAGAAACTATCTGCAGACAGAGCATATATAACCCTTAAATTCCCTTACTTTATGGAGAAAAAAGCACCGGTATCCGGTATAGCCTCTTTATTAAATTATAATTGTACTTTCGTTGCTTCACTTTCTGAACAATATAAGCTCACAATAGGGGTAGAAGTTCCAATTACAACCGTTTGTCCCTGTTCAAAAGAGATCAGTCAACAGGGAGCACATAATCAGAGATCAATTGTGACTGTGCTCCTCACTTATAATGGTTTCATCTGGCTGGAAGAGATCATTGAGTATGTCGAATCAATTGCCAGCTCAGAAGTTTATCCTCTGTTAAAGAGAGAGGACGAAAAATTCCTGACAGAAAAGGGTTATGAAAACCCTAAATTTGTGGAAGATATCGTTAGGGATTTAGCAATATTACTCAAAAAAGACAAAAGAATAACCGGCTTTAAAATATCCTCTGAGAATTATGAATCAATACATAATCATAATGCTTATGCCTATTTAGAGTGGGAACGGAAGAAAGACACAGACTAA
- a CDS encoding insulinase family protein, whose translation MQEDKIVANISSKTLNNGFKTIMAPHHAHPVISLQLFVRIGSCWESEQEAGYSHLMEHLVFKSTKKFPANALTVRASYLGSNINAYTEFDSTCYYLTLSSQFSNDGLEILSELVRQANFSTKEFSYEKGVVLEELNQYQNDPEDHFLEEIPKLYFIESPFKKPIIGDRDSLTKATRAKLNQFYKKYYIPQNCYLVVSGDFNKQELLEQVEFYFGDWQPGDLAIQHEKVTTYPESFIIKSLPKNVAKSMLGFVLPELSDKNPESHTLGLITRIFAIGKKSRLYRRLFVKEKLVDQIRVESFTGINDGISVILIIPKSNADIEQIIEIFLEEFELIRHFGFSIDEFNEAKTELLHSHRYSFEYMRYLGMSLGTEEMLGDYKLFIEYPKMLKKISERSVYDILKKYYNFQQLGIFHLGKNFSIEDKIKARVKELQVKKIKNGAIKSDFYETSLPSGTKVLFKRVVGRPTIGITAAFRVSQLNEITENRGINLLTSIMLLYGNQRNSYDQLLEFCSQHGIQIDITAQEEVTLVKVKCFTEMFATSLELLADIIKYPLFPAEHFHNIQKTLLSNLERVKDFPVYYAAYLWKRQFFGRDSNLLEREGTKTTLRKLTRKQILNWFYEHYNSSQMILSIVGDFDFEDTLFNCERIFRGEKSKTIISKQKVIFSPNKLHKRNTLPQNQQAIIHIGGLGCSAQEIEKNTAFHLLAQVIGGDMNSRLTNELREKRGWAYTTGFDYLSTQEIGFFVASAMVDKKKSKQAYALMIKILEDIKKKGVTEEELEIAKNTVRGQRLRAEESVLGQASALAMLDLLGYGYEYYLKREERLQKVTTKDLQNIAREYFKVKNLYCHFLE comes from the coding sequence ATGCAAGAAGATAAAATAGTCGCTAATATAAGTTCAAAGACCCTTAATAACGGATTTAAAACTATCATGGCTCCGCATCATGCTCATCCTGTAATATCTCTACAGCTATTTGTCAGGATCGGTTCATGCTGGGAATCTGAGCAGGAAGCAGGATATTCACATCTCATGGAGCATCTGGTCTTTAAATCAACAAAAAAGTTCCCGGCGAATGCATTAACAGTCAGAGCTTCTTATCTGGGGAGTAACATCAATGCCTATACTGAATTCGATTCTACCTGTTATTATCTAACTCTCTCATCTCAGTTTTCTAATGATGGTTTGGAAATATTGAGTGAACTGGTCCGTCAGGCAAATTTTTCTACTAAAGAATTCTCTTATGAAAAGGGGGTTGTACTCGAAGAACTGAATCAGTATCAGAATGATCCGGAAGATCACTTTCTGGAAGAGATCCCGAAACTCTATTTTATTGAAAGCCCCTTTAAAAAACCGATTATCGGAGACAGGGATTCTTTGACTAAAGCGACAAGAGCTAAATTGAATCAGTTTTATAAAAAGTATTACATACCTCAGAATTGTTATTTAGTTGTTAGTGGAGATTTTAATAAACAGGAGCTTTTAGAGCAAGTCGAATTCTATTTCGGAGATTGGCAACCCGGTGATTTAGCCATCCAACATGAAAAGGTGACAACCTATCCGGAATCTTTCATAATAAAATCTCTCCCTAAAAATGTTGCTAAATCAATGCTCGGGTTTGTACTGCCTGAATTGTCAGATAAGAACCCCGAATCACATACATTAGGTCTGATTACTCGTATTTTTGCCATTGGTAAGAAATCACGACTATATCGTCGCCTCTTTGTAAAAGAAAAACTGGTAGATCAGATCAGAGTAGAATCATTTACAGGGATCAATGACGGTATCTCGGTAATATTGATCATACCTAAAAGTAATGCAGATATTGAGCAAATAATCGAGATCTTTTTAGAAGAGTTTGAGTTGATCAGGCATTTCGGTTTCAGTATTGATGAATTCAATGAAGCAAAAACCGAACTACTCCATTCGCACCGCTACTCTTTTGAATATATGCGATATTTAGGCATGAGTTTGGGGACAGAGGAGATGTTAGGAGATTACAAACTCTTTATTGAATATCCCAAGATGTTAAAGAAGATCTCTGAGAGATCGGTCTATGATATCCTTAAAAAGTATTATAATTTTCAGCAGTTAGGTATATTTCATCTCGGCAAGAACTTTTCTATAGAGGATAAGATAAAAGCTCGGGTCAAAGAGCTACAAGTAAAAAAGATCAAGAATGGTGCTATAAAGAGTGATTTTTACGAAACAAGTCTTCCCAGTGGTACTAAGGTCTTGTTTAAAAGGGTTGTAGGAAGACCAACCATAGGCATTACAGCAGCTTTTAGAGTTTCACAGCTTAATGAAATCACTGAAAACAGGGGGATAAATCTCCTGACTTCTATTATGTTACTATATGGTAATCAAAGAAATTCTTATGACCAGTTACTGGAATTTTGTTCTCAACACGGTATTCAGATAGATATTACAGCTCAAGAAGAAGTTACTTTAGTCAAAGTAAAGTGTTTTACCGAAATGTTTGCCACCAGTTTGGAGCTATTGGCTGATATTATTAAGTATCCATTATTTCCGGCAGAGCATTTTCATAATATTCAAAAGACTCTCTTGAGTAATCTAGAAAGGGTAAAGGATTTTCCTGTGTACTATGCTGCATATCTCTGGAAACGGCAGTTTTTTGGCAGAGATAGTAACTTATTGGAACGAGAAGGTACAAAAACAACACTCCGTAAGTTAACCCGTAAGCAAATATTGAACTGGTTCTATGAACATTACAATAGCTCTCAAATGATTCTGTCTATTGTTGGTGATTTTGATTTCGAAGACACTCTCTTCAATTGTGAAAGGATCTTTCGCGGAGAAAAGAGCAAAACAATTATATCGAAGCAAAAGGTTATCTTTTCACCCAATAAACTTCATAAGCGAAATACTCTACCTCAGAATCAACAAGCGATAATTCATATTGGGGGTTTGGGTTGTTCTGCTCAGGAAATTGAGAAAAATACAGCTTTTCACCTCCTCGCTCAGGTTATTGGTGGTGATATGAATTCCCGTTTAACTAATGAGTTACGTGAGAAGAGAGGGTGGGCATATACTACCGGTTTTGATTATCTTTCAACGCAGGAGATAGGTTTTTTTGTGGCCAGCGCTATGGTAGATAAGAAGAAAAGTAAACAGGCCTATGCACTGATGATCAAGATATTAGAAGATATCAAGAAAAAGGGTGTTACGGAAGAAGAGCTGGAAATAGCAAAAAATACAGTCAGAGGACAGCGTCTGAGAGCCGAAGAGAGTGTTTTGGGTCAAGCTTCTGCTTTAGCTATGTTAGATCTTTTAGGTTATGGTTATGAGTATTATCTGAAACGGGAAGAAAGATTACAAAAGGTGACGACAAAAGATCTGCAGAATATTGCCCGTGAGTATTTCAAAGTCAAAAACCTTTACTGTCATTTCTTAGAGTAA
- a CDS encoding 2-hydroxyglutaryl-CoA dehydratase, protein MITAGIDIGSRNTKIIFWDTDLAKMVCKKVVTTGTEPQRTAQKLLADSLVSLNIHDKNIPFNSTGYGRKLINSDHISEISCHARGIRQLIPTTMTIIDIGGQDSKVISLDREHHIIEFAMNDKCAAGTGSFLERISELFNVPLSSLGELALQSQENVDISSTCVVFAESEIISLINRNTSQNDILMGIHRSIAKRVKNLLSNIQWQPPVTLTGGVALNLGVQKALEDELQTKISVPDEPIFSGALGAAFFAANLE, encoded by the coding sequence ATGATCACTGCAGGTATTGATATAGGTTCTCGTAATACGAAAATAATCTTCTGGGATACTGATCTGGCAAAGATGGTCTGCAAAAAAGTAGTAACTACCGGAACAGAACCTCAAAGAACGGCTCAAAAACTTTTAGCAGATAGTTTGGTATCACTAAATATACATGATAAAAACATTCCCTTCAATTCAACTGGTTATGGAAGAAAATTGATCAACTCTGATCACATCTCTGAGATCAGTTGTCATGCAAGAGGGATCAGGCAGTTAATACCTACCACCATGACTATTATCGATATTGGTGGTCAGGACTCAAAAGTTATCAGCTTGGATAGAGAACATCATATAATTGAATTTGCTATGAATGACAAATGTGCAGCCGGTACAGGAAGTTTTCTGGAAAGAATATCTGAATTATTCAATGTTCCTCTCTCTTCATTAGGTGAGTTAGCACTTCAATCACAAGAGAATGTTGATATTTCGAGCACCTGTGTTGTTTTTGCTGAATCAGAGATAATCTCTTTGATCAATCGCAACACTTCTCAGAATGATATCCTGATGGGAATTCATCGCTCTATAGCGAAAAGAGTAAAAAATCTGTTATCTAATATCCAATGGCAACCCCCGGTAACTTTGACCGGTGGTGTAGCTCTTAATTTAGGGGTACAAAAAGCTTTAGAAGATGAACTACAAACAAAGATATCTGTTCCTGATGAACCAATCTTTTCCGGTGCTTTAGGTGCCGCTTTTTTTGCTGCTAATCTTGAGTAG
- a CDS encoding histidinol-phosphatase HisJ family protein, with product MKIDYHIHSMYSADSDLEMQAVISKAIERSYDEIAFTDHFDLLSSEIAVWGIPSYQKYSEAVSFLKNQNLSISILKGVELGEYHRCHTIVDEVLKTTEEPDLKIASIHVLPEGSNISVPLTVEITPEFIRTYYLENLALVEYGNFDILGHLGIYKRYLPHEPDEKQVLELIKEILSLLIKKSIALEVNLSGMRNSYRKLIPVPEYLTLFKSMGGELITIGSDSHKIEHFDSHYEEALQQLLDCGFTHQARKTPSGWTMEKIQV from the coding sequence ATGAAGATTGATTATCATATTCACAGCATGTATAGTGCTGATAGTGATTTAGAAATGCAAGCAGTGATCTCCAAAGCGATTGAAAGAAGTTATGATGAGATTGCTTTTACAGATCATTTTGATCTACTTTCTTCAGAGATTGCTGTTTGGGGTATTCCTTCATATCAGAAATATTCCGAAGCAGTATCTTTTCTGAAGAATCAAAATCTTTCTATCAGCATACTAAAAGGTGTCGAACTTGGTGAGTATCATCGATGTCACACTATAGTAGATGAAGTATTAAAAACTACTGAAGAACCAGATCTGAAAATTGCTTCTATTCATGTGCTTCCTGAGGGCAGTAATATCTCCGTACCCTTAACAGTAGAGATAACACCCGAATTTATTCGTACTTATTATTTGGAGAATCTGGCTCTTGTTGAGTATGGTAATTTCGATATCCTAGGTCATTTAGGCATCTATAAAAGATATCTGCCTCATGAACCTGATGAGAAGCAAGTCTTAGAGCTTATCAAAGAGATATTATCTCTTTTAATTAAGAAAAGTATTGCTCTGGAGGTCAATTTATCAGGGATGAGGAACTCTTACCGTAAGTTGATTCCTGTACCGGAATATCTGACTCTTTTTAAAAGTATGGGGGGTGAGTTGATAACTATTGGCTCGGATTCTCATAAAATTGAGCATTTTGATTCTCACTATGAAGAAGCTCTACAACAGCTATTAGATTGTGGTTTTACTCATCAAGCCAGAAAAACTCCTTCGGGTTGGACAATGGAGAAGATTCAAGTTTGA